The DNA sequence CGGAAATATCACCTATCATAATTTTGCAGGCTTCAGCGGCGGCCGTAAATCGATTCTGCCAGGCGTCTCCGGCAGCGAGACGATTTTGAATAACCACCGTCTGATGTTGAAGGGCGATCGGATGCATGAGAAATGTCAGATTGGGATCCTGGCCGGAAATCCGATCCACGAGGATATGCTCCATGCGGTTGGACTGCTGGATCCCCGGCAAGACAAGCTTTACTGCCTGAATGTGGTCACCAATATGTTCGGGCAGATCTTGACTGCTTTTTGCGGCCGGCTGGCCCCCGTTTTTGAAGCGGGAGTCGCTTTTGCGGAATCCAAATATAAGATCGAAGTTCCCGCCCGGGGAAATATCGTTCTTTGCAGCGCCGGAGGGTTCCCTTACGATATCAACTTTTATCAGTCGTTTAAATCGCTCTATTCCGGCAGTAAGATTACGGCCCCGGGCGGTTATCTGTTCCTGTTGGCCGAATGCCGGGACGGCTTGGGCGATACGGAGGAAAAGTTCAAGTTCTGGTTTTCGAAAAATCAGAGCGAGATTATCCAGGAGCTCTATCACCAGTTCGATGTGGTCGGCCAGATCGCTTACTGGACTAAAGATGCGCAGCGCAATTTCAAATTGTTTGTGGTTACGCATCCGGCGAATTTTGCACAATTGCAGTCCCTGGGGCTGACGACCATCGGGCAAGAAACACTGGAACAACAGTTAAATAAAGCCCTCGCAGAATCAGGGGAATCGCATATCTATTTGGCGCCGTACGCGAATATCACTTATTTGGGCGTAAATGAGCCGGCGTTTTGAATGCACTATATCTTGTCACGGCTTTGTTCGTTTCAAATTGCTTTCCCGGCACCGTTTCAGAGAGCTCCCAATGGGGGCTCTCTTGGATCATTTCGTCATTTTTGGGATAAATGTTCTCCTCAAGTTTCAAGCTCCGTCATCCCTCCGCTGAATCCGCTTCTTTGAATCCCATCGCCGGAGAGGGACGGGGTGAGGTTGTTTTTAGGCATCTCAGACTTTTTTCGTATTCATCCTCGTATACTGGGCGGACAATGTTTCATTCCATAATATGGAATTATCGCTTGATGACATTGCCCGTCAAGGGCCGGTAGAGGGTTTGAGAACGGCAATAATAACAAGCTCAAACTCCCTTCTCCCGGCGGCCGGGAGAAGGGCTGGGGATGAGGGGCTGCGTCGAGTTGGCTTGCGAAAAAGCTTTCCGAGTGAAACAAGGATCTCCCAAATTGCCTTTATGCCAAAAGCCATTCGCGGGGACCCATAGTCGTCTTAAGAAATAACTGACCGCCTTCAAATCTCCGGTTCGAAGCAGCTCTCACCCCGGCGCAAAAGTCACTTGTTTTGTGACTGGGAGAGCTCGCTCAGTCGCTCAGCAAGCTCTTTTTGTGGATAAGCGAGCTTGTTTTGTGACTGAGAGAGCTCGCTCAGTCGTTCAGCAAGCTCTTTTTGTGGATAAGCGAGCTTGTTTTGTGACTGAGAGAGCTTGCTCAGTCGTTCAGCAAGCTCTTTTTGTGGATAAGCGAGCTTGTTTTGTGACTGAGAGAGCTCGCTCAGTCGCTCAGCAAGCTCTTTTTGTGGATAAGCGACCTATTTTTGTGGATAAACGGATCCGTTCAACGTGGTTAATGGTTTTGGCTGTGCATAAGTCGGGAGCCTGTAAAATAAATTGTGTGGAAGTGTAGCTAAAACTGCGCAATGCGTAAAAAGAGGAGGGAATAATCCCACCACGCCGCAAATTGCCAGCTCCTACACTCGAAGAATTATTCCACAAAATCAACAAAATTCATTGACTAAGAATAACGTTCGCGGTATAATATAGCCATGATGCAACCTTCCGGAAGGGTTCATGCTGCCCATTCTATTTACAGGAGGAAATGATCGTGTCACAAGAGGTAAACGAACTGACCCATCCAACCATGGATTCAACCGAGGATCCAACGAGAAAATTCGGTCCGTCCCGTTCGCTCGACGCCAAACTGGCCCGGATTGTCGAATTGATCGTCGGAATTCAGGCCCATGCCGAGCCGTTGGAGAAACGGGGCCTTGATGCGGCGTTCATCACCCAATTCAGCGCCGATTATCAGGCGCTGGTCGACGCCCACAACGCCCAGTTGGCCTGCAAAGCCCGGATGATGGAGAAGACCGAGGAGATCCGGGCCAAACTCAGCCAAATTCAACGGACTTACTCGGACGTCCGCGCCCAAGTGAAACGGCTCTTTCCCAAATCCACCTGGCGCGAATTCGGCATCACCGACCAAAGATTATAAAA is a window from the Hydrogenispora ethanolica genome containing:
- the larA gene encoding nickel-dependent lactate racemase: MKLAFGNEMIDLAALKSETARVRVLAPDEAALRHQSELEQTAAVKQSLTRPIAGYSLSEWFRNGKNLRLAIIIPDVTRNCSTPIYLRVLLKELENLGAKAQDTTIVVAVGNHRHCTEAELERLVGEDIYARYAVVNHLSRENLVDLGTTPSGNRILMNRDIVRADKVLVTGNITYHNFAGFSGGRKSILPGVSGSETILNNHRLMLKGDRMHEKCQIGILAGNPIHEDMLHAVGLLDPRQDKLYCLNVVTNMFGQILTAFCGRLAPVFEAGVAFAESKYKIEVPARGNIVLCSAGGFPYDINFYQSFKSLYSGSKITAPGGYLFLLAECRDGLGDTEEKFKFWFSKNQSEIIQELYHQFDVVGQIAYWTKDAQRNFKLFVVTHPANFAQLQSLGLTTIGQETLEQQLNKALAESGESHIYLAPYANITYLGVNEPAF